Proteins from one Candidatus Omnitrophota bacterium genomic window:
- a CDS encoding uroporphyrinogen-III synthase, producing MEEKIKGRILILRGGEDVDETAEKIRRAGWTPIACPMIEFLPPEDYEPLDEAIRSLERYDWIFFTSAHSIRFFARRVEVLNRNEAVGAAKLAAIGPATQRAALALGWRLDFIAERSSAEGFFEEFRQKYAIRSQRFLLPLSNIAHRTMPDLLQEYEGDVNAVVAYRNEPVKEIPQDVIGLLSEGAMDWTLFTSPSTARNFFAVLRDHPNAQNGVRAASIGPTTSQALRELGFPPIVEAQTHTLDGLLAAILLTP from the coding sequence ATGGAAGAAAAGATCAAAGGACGAATATTGATTCTTCGCGGCGGCGAAGACGTGGATGAGACGGCGGAGAAGATTCGCCGGGCGGGATGGACGCCTATCGCCTGTCCCATGATCGAGTTTTTGCCGCCGGAAGATTACGAACCGTTAGACGAAGCCATCCGTTCGTTGGAGCGTTACGATTGGATATTCTTCACTAGCGCCCACAGCATCCGTTTTTTCGCCCGTCGTGTGGAAGTATTAAACCGCAACGAAGCCGTGGGCGCGGCGAAATTGGCGGCGATTGGCCCTGCTACGCAACGGGCGGCGCTGGCATTGGGCTGGCGCCTGGATTTCATCGCCGAACGGTCATCGGCGGAAGGTTTTTTCGAGGAATTCCGGCAGAAATACGCCATTCGCAGCCAGCGTTTTTTGTTACCGTTATCCAACATCGCCCATCGAACGATGCCTGATTTATTGCAGGAGTATGAAGGCGATGTGAACGCCGTCGTCGCTTACCGCAACGAACCGGTCAAGGAAATCCCGCAGGATGTTATTGGGCTATTATCGGAAGGAGCGATGGATTGGACGCTGTTTACCAGTCCTTCCACGGCGCGGAATTTTTTTGCCGTCCTGCGCGATCATCCCAATGCTCAAAACGGAGTGCGCGCCGCGTCGATCGGTCCCACAACGAGCCAGGCGCTGCGCGAACTCGGCTTTCCGCCCATCGTGGAAGCGCAAACCCATACGCTGGACGGCCTCCTCGCCGCTATACTATTGACTCCATAA
- a CDS encoding polyprenol monophosphomannose synthase gives MKSDILVFLPTYNERENLPVLAERLFALPYDLSILVVDDMSPDGTGEVAEELARKYEGRVRTIHRDGPRGRGKAGIAGLSEASRSGCRFVVEMDADLSHDPADLPQLLEAAQEADVVIGSRYIQGGSAEQFGLLRSLNSKTARWLSVLFLGLNYTDPTSGYRVYRREALECLPWDAMISDGPSIVEETLYYLKRNGARIVERPIFYRQRGAGTTKITPWIIMRWIAAMMRIRRAANRRKI, from the coding sequence ATGAAATCCGATATTCTGGTTTTTTTGCCTACTTATAATGAACGGGAGAACCTTCCGGTTTTGGCGGAGCGGCTATTCGCTTTGCCTTACGATTTGTCGATATTGGTTGTGGACGATATGTCTCCCGACGGTACGGGCGAGGTTGCGGAGGAATTGGCGCGGAAATACGAAGGGCGGGTGCGCACAATTCACCGCGACGGCCCCCGCGGACGGGGCAAAGCGGGCATCGCCGGACTCTCCGAAGCGTCGCGCAGTGGGTGTCGTTTCGTGGTTGAAATGGACGCCGACCTCTCTCACGATCCCGCCGATCTGCCGCAATTGCTGGAAGCGGCGCAAGAGGCGGACGTCGTCATCGGCTCGCGCTATATTCAAGGCGGAAGCGCGGAGCAATTCGGACTATTGCGCTCGCTCAACAGTAAAACGGCGCGATGGCTCAGCGTTTTATTTCTGGGCTTGAATTATACCGATCCCACGTCGGGATACCGCGTCTATCGGCGAGAAGCGCTGGAATGCTTGCCGTGGGACGCCATGATTTCCGATGGCCCGTCCATCGTAGAGGAGACGCTTTACTACCTAAAACGGAATGGAGCGCGAATCGTGGAGCGCCCCATTTTCTATCGACAACGAGGCGCCGGAACCACGAAGATCACTCCATGGATTATAATGCGATGGATCGCAGCCATGATGCGGATCCGCCGGGCGGCGAACCGGCGAAAAATATGA
- a CDS encoding peptidylprolyl isomerase: MRYRIEIGLLSCLLCLSAAYCFKKTDPGPMIARVKGFPVYMNEMEYLGRLAVVKAGLEFDSKEGQEHYKKAAPNIYQSILDIYVMKYAAQEAGVEPTAEAVEEEFDLFKKTLTGQGLYDQFLKNYQLTEEKVKETIHDNLTLKILQSEKMNSADYQPAPGMIKDYYYQNIRQFQYPARLGLSAIFIKANKDEGEGPRAIARQKAEQIRQLIGDNPAQTFAELAHLYSDDPYTIAKGGDFGFVQRDDPKFDPRFLKAAFDLEANKVSPVVETDIGYHIVWSVSREESLESAQQEIHDQLVNDYKQEYFMNWMEEQRKKLNVERLFDPETFTFIEEKK; the protein is encoded by the coding sequence ATGCGCTATCGAATCGAAATCGGCCTTCTGTCCTGCCTGCTTTGCCTATCCGCCGCCTACTGCTTCAAGAAGACGGATCCAGGCCCCATGATCGCCCGCGTCAAAGGTTTTCCGGTTTATATGAACGAAATGGAATATCTGGGCCGCCTGGCCGTCGTCAAGGCGGGATTGGAATTCGACTCTAAGGAAGGCCAGGAGCATTATAAGAAAGCCGCTCCCAACATTTACCAAAGCATCCTCGACATCTACGTCATGAAATACGCCGCCCAGGAAGCTGGCGTCGAACCTACGGCGGAAGCCGTCGAGGAAGAATTCGATCTCTTTAAGAAAACATTGACCGGCCAAGGTCTCTACGATCAATTTCTCAAGAACTACCAATTGACGGAAGAAAAAGTCAAGGAAACCATTCACGACAATCTAACGCTGAAAATCCTTCAAAGCGAAAAGATGAACAGCGCCGATTACCAGCCCGCACCCGGAATGATTAAAGATTACTATTACCAAAATATCCGCCAATTCCAATATCCCGCCCGCTTGGGCCTCAGCGCCATCTTCATCAAAGCGAACAAGGACGAAGGCGAGGGGCCGCGCGCGATCGCCCGCCAGAAAGCGGAGCAAATCCGGCAGTTGATCGGAGACAATCCCGCCCAGACCTTCGCCGAACTCGCTCATCTCTATTCCGACGATCCCTACACCATCGCCAAGGGCGGCGATTTCGGCTTCGTCCAGCGGGACGATCCCAAGTTCGATCCCCGATTTCTCAAAGCCGCCTTCGACCTGGAAGCCAATAAAGTCAGCCCCGTCGTGGAAACGGACATCGGCTATCACATCGTCTGGTCCGTCAGCCGCGAAGAATCGCTCGAAAGCGCCCAACAGGAAATCCACGATCAGCTCGTTAACGACTACAAGCAGGAATACTTCATGAATTGGATGGAAGAGCAAAGAAAGAAACTGAACGTCGAACGCCTCTTCGATCCGGAGACATTTACGTTTATTGAGGAGAAGAAATAG
- a CDS encoding DUF362 domain-containing protein: protein MNRTDRESRQAPHCPWGVCSRRSFLRYAAAAAFLAKTASAQDLLAGMPAPKNIPRALTTLALCKRYDYPAIRRSLAAMFDELGDVRQLVKGKFVTVKINLVNVGEEHVQGLPVAMTVVVHPKVALAAVSLFADYGARQIRIVDQLPYRGADAEAFARYGYDAKEFEQETDGRVRFVNTRNAGEYKKYDLVKVPYGGFIANAWEVNKTYTETDAFVSIGKLKSHVSGGVTMGMKNLIGVPPSSLYGDDLKNEPDENAVGYRSATMHTCEKKPFTSVETYTGKSVLGDHGFNIPHFIVDLAAALPIDLVVVDGISAIQSAEGWWLRSIVSVARPGLLLAGRNPVCADAVGAAVMGFNPEADHRTPPFVNGYNYLTLARQVGLGENRLANLEIGGVGLEKARFQYLPTYQRARA from the coding sequence ATGAATCGGACCGATCGCGAATCTCGACAGGCGCCGCATTGTCCTTGGGGCGTATGTTCCCGCCGCTCGTTTCTTCGTTACGCCGCCGCGGCAGCTTTTCTTGCGAAAACCGCCTCGGCGCAAGACCTTCTTGCCGGAATGCCCGCTCCCAAGAATATTCCCCGCGCTCTTACTACGCTGGCGCTTTGCAAGCGTTATGACTATCCCGCCATCCGCCGCTCGCTGGCGGCCATGTTCGACGAATTGGGCGACGTGCGCCAATTGGTCAAAGGGAAATTCGTTACGGTGAAGATCAACCTCGTCAACGTGGGCGAGGAACATGTGCAGGGCTTGCCCGTTGCTATGACTGTCGTAGTGCATCCGAAGGTCGCCCTCGCCGCCGTCAGCCTCTTCGCCGATTACGGCGCCCGGCAGATTCGCATCGTCGATCAACTGCCCTATCGCGGCGCTGATGCGGAAGCCTTCGCCCGCTATGGTTACGACGCCAAGGAATTCGAGCAGGAGACGGATGGGCGCGTCCGTTTCGTCAACACGCGCAACGCAGGCGAATATAAAAAATACGATCTTGTGAAAGTTCCATACGGCGGCTTTATCGCCAACGCTTGGGAAGTCAACAAAACCTACACGGAAACCGACGCCTTCGTCTCCATCGGAAAATTGAAGAGCCACGTTTCCGGCGGCGTTACGATGGGGATGAAAAACCTGATCGGCGTTCCCCCCAGCAGCCTTTACGGCGACGACCTCAAAAACGAACCCGACGAAAACGCCGTCGGTTACCGCAGCGCCACCATGCACACCTGCGAGAAAAAGCCGTTCACCTCCGTCGAGACGTATACGGGAAAATCCGTCCTCGGCGATCACGGTTTCAACATCCCCCACTTTATCGTCGATCTCGCCGCTGCTCTTCCCATCGATCTCGTTGTCGTGGATGGCATCAGCGCCATCCAGAGCGCCGAGGGCTGGTGGCTGCGCTCCATCGTTTCCGTCGCCCGTCCGGGGTTGTTGCTCGCGGGGCGCAATCCCGTCTGCGCCGACGCCGTAGGCGCCGCCGTTATGGGCTTCAATCCCGAAGCGGATCACCGTACGCCGCCTTTCGTCAATGGGTACAACTACCTGACGCTGGCGCGGCAAGTCGGCCTAGGAGAAAACCGTCTCGCTAACCTGGAGATTGGCGGCGTCGGCTTGGAGAAGGCCAGGTTTCAATATCTCCCCACTTATCAGAGAGCCAGAGCGTGA